A window from Fibrobacter sp. encodes these proteins:
- a CDS encoding 8-oxo-dGTP diphosphatase codes for MLNTTLCYIEQDDKYLLLHRVKKKNDINKDKWIGIGGKFEEWESPEDCIKREAMEETGLTLIKPRYRGIVTFISDGMDQTEFMHLFTATQWTGEIKECDEGNLEWVPKADVAKLPHWDGDLIFLALLERGEPFFSLKLTYKGSTLTEALLNEEPVKVEDFI; via the coding sequence ATGCTAAACACCACCCTCTGCTACATCGAGCAAGATGACAAGTATCTGCTACTCCACCGTGTCAAGAAAAAGAATGACATCAACAAGGACAAGTGGATTGGCATCGGCGGAAAGTTCGAGGAGTGGGAATCCCCCGAGGATTGCATCAAGCGCGAAGCGATGGAAGAGACCGGACTAACCTTGATTAAGCCCAGGTACCGCGGCATCGTAACCTTCATTAGCGACGGCATGGACCAGACCGAGTTTATGCACCTGTTTACAGCAACCCAATGGACCGGCGAAATCAAGGAGTGTGACGAAGGCAACTTGGAATGGGTTCCGAAGGCAGACGTTGCGAAACTCCCCCACTGGGACGGCGACCTGATCTTTTTGGCCCTGTTGGAACGGGGCGAGCCCTTCTTCAGCCTGAAACTGACCTACAAGGGCAGCACCTTGACCGAGGCCCTTTTGAATGAAGAACCGGTGAAGGTGGAAGATTTTATTTAA